Within the Telopea speciosissima isolate NSW1024214 ecotype Mountain lineage chromosome 4, Tspe_v1, whole genome shotgun sequence genome, the region GTAATACAAGATAATTGGGCGAGGAAGTGCTCTTTATTTGAAGATTTATTGCACTCCTCAGCTCCAAACCCCAAAGGCATCACAACGTCGAGAAACAAAAAGGCaccacaaaagaaagaaaatagccagagaaaaagaagagaagtttCTGAGATGGTTCTTCCTTGGAGAATTAACACCAACCATGCAAATTGAAACTTAAGGGGAGATATTTACAATCAATgatgagaaagagagggaggcaAACATATCGGTATTTCTCCTTCCATCCACGTGTCTTAGTTAACAACAATAACTACAGGGATAAGAGGggggaaatagaaaagaagaagaaccggAGTTCTCGCGAACATACCGTGTCCATTAATCAGAGTCGGTATTATTGATTATTGCTACCGGAATCTGATGGTCCAACTGCAGTAGTGGCCGtcgatctcttctttctttcctcttcataCTCAGGATCGTCCGTTGGAAGTTCAAACCTGCAGACAGGGCAAGAATTCCTCGAATCTAACCACGGCACAATGCAGTCCCCATGGTAACCATGCCCACACGGCAATTTCCTCGCTGTCTCACCCACTGGCACGGATTCTTTACAAATCGCGCAAACTAAAACCTCCTCCTCCGGCATGATTTCCACCGTCTTCAACGCGGAAACTGCCGATCTCGCAGCAGGTGGGGCCCCTCTCCTCGTTCCTCCGTCGCTCTCCGCCAGGTTCTGCAACAACACCTCGTATCCCGCAGCATCCACATAATCCTCTGGATTCCCTATATAACCATCCGATTCAGGCATCTCCATGCGCAATTCGATCGAGTTGTCTTCCAACCCCATCAGGATCTCGGACCAGTCCAGGATCCGGTTCCGGTTCCTGTTCCGTCCGCTTGTAGCACGAGAGGCAAAATCCCTGATGCGGAGCCTAAGGATGTCCCGACGCCTTCGACGCCGATCCCCTTCATTGTCCTCTCGATCACGATCGTCTTCCTCTTCCCCAATCTCATCGTCAGATCGATCTGCATCGATGTTACCGAATTCGAGCTCATCTTCATCGTCGTCATCGTCGTTGTCCCATCCATCAAGCTCAATCCGGAGAAAATCATCACCTTCGGACGGCGCAGGTGGATCTGAGGTAGAATCGGGAAGCTGAGCAGGAGGAGGAGCGTCTTCGTCACGAGTTGACTGAGCAATTAACCGTAAGACTTGGACAAATTGTTGGCTGAATGAGGGCTGTAGGGTCTGAAgattggtaaggggtgtaggAGGCGAGGCTGGAGGGGCGGAGGCGTCGATGGACTCTACGAAGCCATTCTTGCACTCACAGCAGATCAAGTCGGTTATGTTGGCTAGGGTTTCGACGGAGACTAGCTTTTCGCAGTGGTGACACCAGTATTGTGacggttgctgctgctgctgcggCGGCTCCGATACGGTTGGCTGAGGTGAGGTTCCGGCCATGACTTCTTGTGGAGAAAGGGCCAAGAAATCCCCTCACCAGGATTGAACGGAGAGTTTGGCAGAATCGAACAAGAAGACGACTGGAGAGAAAAGCGGCAGTTCTTACCCTCCTCTGACAATATacttattatatatataggaaTAGGATATTGTGTAACTGAATCATCACACAAGAGAGGACAAGAGTTTCATCCTCCTACTCTGAGACGATGGCAAACATGGTTGCTTTCGTACTTTCAAAACTGTCCAGCTCCATCCCTTGCTCGCCACGTGTTGTTTAATTTCATTCTCCAAGCGGAATATGTACGTTACCGTGATGTAATGTGACAGGAAATTTCACGAGCTACTTGACTTTGCAGTCAACGGAATTTGATCTATACTGATGTGGAAAGAGACGACAAGCGGTAATCGTTAGGAACGACCCCGATGCTCTCCAGCGTCATTCAAGAGGATTCCTTCCCAATAACGTTCTccttagggatgtaaatgaatagccgaaatccgtttccgaattcgtgtccgtatccatttagcactatccgaatccgttcgaaagctaaacggatacggatacggataggctatagctatccgaaaagttatatttacatgtaaacggataaaatatccgatccgtatccgtgtccgtatccatttagcactatccgaatccgtccgaaagctaatcggatgcggatgcggatatagcactatccgagccgaatccgatccgtttacatccctagttctCCTACTCTCCAACTCCGTTTCATCACGGACACTTAACTctgtttcctcttttttctattttctttttctctctccctctttttaagGAATCCATAAAACGTGATTGAGGATGAAAAGGaggtaattaaatccaaaatctaatctttctctctcttaagtTGAGAATCttatctcaaatctaaaaatctaaatctctttctctctctctccttatgtGAAACAATCCTGCAATTCACATTGGTTCTGATGAACAATTATCGAATTGGTCTTGCATAAGGATGGTgagaaaattaaattattaaagTGGTTACCAATGTCGAATCGGGTATTGGTCACTTGAATTGGATTGGGTATCGATCACCTATAAAAtcaatacgatatcgatatAGCATCGACACTGATCGATTGTATCGGATAAGTTTaccctttgatttttttttaaaaaaaataaagtttttccTACCATACCCTTTGTTTGTACCATTTCACTAATCCAATATCGACACAATATCAAGATCATAATTTGAAGAATCAGTATCGGATCGGTCGATTCGCATCAGTATTGATTgagaccaataccgattccttgTCGATCCAATCTCGGTGGACCAGTacatacaagggtaaaattttaaattaaattaaaaaatctattttttttttaaggaaacaagGGTGAACCTAACCGATCTGGATCGGTAGAGACCGTAATCGATCACTAGAACCCATGGTTTTACTGCATGGTATTGGATCAGGTATCGGTTActtgcaaaaccaatatgataccgCTACGATATCGACAAGGATTGGTCGTATctaacaaaattacccctgatttccttttgaaaaaagatatttgactatttt harbors:
- the LOC122660080 gene encoding E3 ubiquitin-protein ligase CIP8-like: MAGTSPQPTVSEPPQQQQQPSQYWCHHCEKLVSVETLANITDLICCECKNGFVESIDASAPPASPPTPLTNLQTLQPSFSQQFVQVLRLIAQSTRDEDAPPPAQLPDSTSDPPAPSEGDDFLRIELDGWDNDDDDDEDELEFGNIDADRSDDEIGEEEDDRDREDNEGDRRRRRRDILRLRIRDFASRATSGRNRNRNRILDWSEILMGLEDNSIELRMEMPESDGYIGNPEDYVDAAGYEVLLQNLAESDGGTRRGAPPAARSAVSALKTVEIMPEEEVLVCAICKESVPVGETARKLPCGHGYHGDCIVPWLDSRNSCPVCRFELPTDDPEYEEERKKRSTATTAVGPSDSGSNNQ